A section of the Oncorhynchus tshawytscha isolate Ot180627B linkage group LG09, Otsh_v2.0, whole genome shotgun sequence genome encodes:
- the LOC112259132 gene encoding nuclear envelope pore membrane protein POM 121 → MSSREKRLIALISLVVCATAIFCLVLYYIPTLLYIAFIIGVCCVACYYHSGESLYVRLGPHPRRGLTIPPVLRRWLPGIANGVPTAGRVRSRTVKDDVRESVVFTGQRRSDSAICRKDATHSDSFILSPRDILMGSYIGKAKSPASVVGRPRAGASSGANTNAREQLTLRERLARPNQAVITPNRRLSFGGEPLGTMGRFTITPQRHYPLQQTGTSSVGVLPPTQWDGFRKKNILTPRNSPAVHSPVTVKIARPDHNTTQSQLFDHLNSPGVLGSPGLGAPADPCSRETVLSMLKESRKRVVEDDRSFTAGQKSKRRRHDSSGSAHLAFEPLLPNGAPSKLVLNSLKRGLNAMVEESTMKRSRTSSISSVSCGMTPSGTLGSVRNSIRSSLSSSQGITQWKKASTRSLSPLSSPGSSRSQTPERASKKPREEDARSPSSVSLARSDKTLTDPAPTTGKLSPAPEVPVASASSDSAGSGKRKRKIPLVSSRRGDQISLPPPPELGYTITVKDLDQEKKAALSQINTVLKEPEPEKPAPVVTTSSKPPVSDNPRPTLLASHLTVSMPARVAAPIPVINLDPVPSNTVNTAPTSTAFPVTNTPAANPLLESLKMMRNNPLTSAAADNPTAVTTPAPLVPAEQKSKTSLTAPQATLPSLSQPALPSLSQPALPSLSQPALPSLSQPALPSLSQPALPALPSLSQPALPSLSQPAPPSLSQPAPPSLSQPAPPSRSQSASTMPSTFTQALSQVTKAPSSVPILGGASLFGMANPLTALSTSLGPTTTATTETTSSNPLLASVFKPIFGATALAPEGTPALPTFKPIFGSATATSAFGQPASTSAPSNASASAIVFSRLTNSSTVAPAASLFTGLSNSTNPATPASVKSLFGNWSALPATTAATTTATGSTFQFGTASTTAPGPTLSSTAATTTSNSGFSFGAVTTTSAATQPTPSATTQGGFTFGQPVATQSSTTASFGGFGMATAAEATAPAPTNQSTFTFGKSSFEAPAASVFPGAIQAPAATAAANPFTFGSPATGATPAPFAFGAAATTATSTFGTTTKLAFGANSTGFAFGNTTGTPAAPAFGSATQTVGILPASAPTFSFGGVSTQQAPATPAQPATGGFNFGAAISGTQFGTSNPTTQTPGFNFGTSTPAFGQSTAAGPVPFGSPGTPVQGFSAMGSSSFGSPAAPSFSIGAGSKTSGARQRLQARRQHPRKK, encoded by the exons ATGTCTTCAAGAGAGAAGCGGTTAATAGCGCTTATCTCTCTCGTGGTCTGTGCTACCGCAATATTCTGTCTAGTTCTCTATTATATTCCAACATTGCTTTACATAGCTTTCATTATTGGAGTTTGTTGCGTTGCCTGTTATTATCACAGCGGAGAATCTCTTTACGTTAGGTTAGGCCCTCATCCACGCCGTGGTCTGACAATTCCACCCGTGCTGCGACGCTGGTTGCCAGGGATTGCAAACGGAGTACCCACAGCGGGAAGAGTTAGAAGTCGCACCGTCAAGGATGATGTTAGGGAATCAGTAGTATTTACTGGCCAACGACGTTCCGATAGCGCTATTTGTCGGAAAGACGCGACACACAGTGACTCATTTATTCTCAGTCCTCGGGATATACTCATGGGAAGTTACATTGGGAAGGCAAAAAGTCCTGCCTCAGTTGTGGGGAGGCCGCGAGCGGGTGCAAGTTCGGGTGCTAACACCAACGCACGAGAACAGTTAACTTTACGCGAAAGATTGGCGCGACCCAACCAGGCTGTCATTACTCCAAACAGACGACTGTCATTCGGGGG CGAGCCCCTTGGCACTATGGGCAGGTTCACCATCACTCCCCAGCGCCACTACCCCCTCCAGCAGACGGGCACCTCCTCTGTGGGCGTCCTGCCCCCGACCCAGTGGGACGGCTTCAGAAAGAAGAATATTCTCACCCCTCGCAACTCTCCGGCAGTCCACAGTCCAGTCACAGTGAAGATCGCTAGGCCAGATCACAACACCACTCAATCCCAGTT attTGATCATTTGAACTCCCCGGGAGTCCTTGGCTCTCCAGGCCTGGGGGCCCCTGCAGACCCCTGCTCCAGGGAGACTGTTCTGAGCATGCTCAAAGAGAGTCGCAAAAGAGTGGTGGAAGATGACAGGAGCTTCACTGCAGGGCAAAAGAGCAAAAGGAG GCGCCATGACAGCAGTGGGAGTGCTCACTTGGCATTTGAGCCACTACTGCCCAATGGAGCTCCATCTAAGCTGGTGCTGAA TTCTCTGAAGCGAGGGCTGAATGCTATGGTGGAGGAGTCAACAATGAAGAGGTCACGCACCTCCTCCATCAGCTCTGTGAGCTGTGGCATGACCCCCAGCGGCACCCTGGGCTCGGTCCGCAACTCCATCCGTAGCTCCCTCAGCTCCTCACAAGGCATTACTCAG TGGAAAAAAGCCTCCACCCGCAGTCTCTCCCCGCTCTCCAGCCCTGGGTCGTCCCGGTCCCAGACCCCAGAGAGAGCCTCTAAAAAGCCCAG GGAAGAGGACGCTCGCTCACCCAGCTCCGTGTCCTTGGCGAGGTCTGACAAGACATTGACAGACCCAGCACCAACCACTG GGAAGCTGTCTCCAGCCCCTGAAGTCCCTGTGGCTTCAGCCTCATCAGACTCTGCCGGTAGTGGGAAACGGAAACGTAAGATTCCGCTGGTGTCCAGCCGTAGAGGAGACCAAATCTCTTTG CCTCCACCTCCTGAGTTGGGCTACACCATCACGGTGAAAGACCTGGATCAGGAGAAGAAAGCCGCTCTCAGCCAGATCAACACAGTCCTCAAAGAGCCTG AGCCAGAGAAGCCTGCTCCGGTAGTGACCACATCTTCTAAGCCTCCCGTGTCAGACAACCCCAGACCCACCCTGCTGGCCAGCCATCTTACCGTATCAATGCCTGCTCGTGTGGCGGCTCCTATCCCTGTCATCAACCTAGACCCCGTCCCCTCAAACACCGTCAACACGGCCCCAACCTCCACAGCCTTCCCTGTCACCAACACCCCTGCAGCCAACCCCCTCCTGGAGTCTCTGAAAATGATGAGGAACAACCCCCTCACCAGTGCTGCTGCTGACAATCCTACAG CAGTGACGACCCCTGCACCACTGGTGCCTGCAGAGCAGAAGTCGAAGACCAGCTTGACTGCTCCTCAGGCCACactaccctccctctcccagcctgcactaccctccctctcccagcctgcactaccctccctctcccagcctgcactaccctccctctcccagcctgcactaccctccctctcccagcctgcacta cctgcactaccctccctctcccagcctgcactaccctccctctcccagcctgcaccaccctccctctcccagcctgcaccaccctccctctcccagccTGCACCACCCTCCCGCTCCCAGTCTGCCAGCACCATGCCCTCTACCTTCACCCAGGCGCTGAGCCAAGTCACCAAGGCCCCCAGCAGTGTCCCCATCCTGGGTGGAGCGAGCCTGTTTGGAATGGCCAATCCACTGACTGCCCTGTCCACATCACTGGGCCCCACCACAACCGCCACCACAGAAACAACCAGTAGTAATCCCCTCCTGGCCTCTGTGTTCAAGCCCATCTTCGGGGCCACGGCCTTAGCCCCAGAGGGCACACCTGCTCTTCCCACCTTTAAACCCATATTTGGAAGTGCCACAGCCACCAGTGCTTTCGGACAGCCAGCTTCCACCTCAGCCCCCTCCAATGCCAGTGCGTCTGCCATAGTGTTCAGCAGGCTAACCAACAGCAGTACAGTGGCCCCAGCCGCCTCCCTGTTCACTGGGCTGTCTAATAGCACCAACCCAGCCACCCCGGCATCTGTTAAGTCTCTGTTTGGAAACTGGAGTGCGCTGCCTGCAACGACTGCTGCCACAACCACTGCCACAGGAAGTACCTTCCAGTTCGGCACCGCCTCCACCACGGCTCCTGGACCCACTCTCAGCTCCactgcagccaccaccactagcAACAGCGGCTTTTCGTTTGGTGCGGTGACCACCACCTCTGCCGCCACTCAACCCACCCCCTCAGCTACCACCCAGGGGGGATTCACTTTTGGCCAGCCTGTAGCCACCCAGAGCTCTACCACTGCATCCTTCGGTGGCTTTGGCATGGCCACTGCAGCCGAAGCCACTGCTCCTGCACCTACAAACCAGTCTACTTTCACATTTGGGAAGTCGTCGTTCGAAGCTCCGGCGGCATCGGTGTTCCCCGGTGCGATTCAGGCCCCGGCTGCTACTGCGGCAGCTAATCCTTTCACATTTGGGTCACCTGCCACTGGGGCCACCCCTGCCCCTTTTGCTTTTGGTGCTGCTGCCACTACGGCGACCTCTACCTTTGGGACCACCACTAAGCTGGCATTTGGAGCCAACTCCACCGGTTTTGCATTTGGCAACACCACGGGCACCCCAGCAGCCCCTGCCTTTGGCTCTGCCACCCAGACTGTCGGCATACTCCCAGCCTCCGCCCCAACTTTCTCGTTTGGTGGTGTGTCCACACAGCAGGCCCCTGCTACCCCTGCCCAGCCTGCCACCGGAGGATTCAACTTCGGCGCAGCCATTTCAGGCACTCagtttggaacctctaaccccACAACACAGACACCAGGCTTCAACTTTG GGACGTCTACCCCTGCTTTTGGCCAGAGCACAGCTGCAGGTCCTGTCCCCTTTGGAAGCCCAGGAACTCCAGTCCAAGGATTCAGTGCTATGGGATCCTCATCATTCG GCTCTCCAGCAGCTCCTTCGTTCTCCATTGGCGCTGGCTCCAAAACATCAGGGGCGCGCCAGAGGCTACAGGCCCGAAGGCAGCACCC